From Coriobacteriaceae bacterium, a single genomic window includes:
- the hypB gene encoding hydrogenase nickel incorporation protein HypB, giving the protein MAEKTIDIASPILSRNERLADQLRQRFKETGTYVINVLSSPGSGKTTTILGTNERLRDKAGLRCAVIEGDIASDVDAITMKEAGMPAIQINTGGLCHLEGNMIMEAVDAFDQAVGLQNIDVIFIENVGNLVCSVDFDLGENLSIMILSVPEGDDKPIKYPGIFQHAGAQLLNKVDVAPAFDFDMDRYTKTLDDLNPQAPRFSVSARKGEGMDAWCDWLIGQIEQARA; this is encoded by the coding sequence ATGGCTGAGAAAACGATTGATATCGCATCGCCGATTCTGTCGCGCAATGAGCGCCTGGCAGATCAGCTACGTCAGCGATTTAAAGAGACGGGCACCTATGTGATCAATGTGCTGTCGAGCCCCGGTTCGGGCAAGACCACCACGATTTTGGGCACCAACGAGCGCCTGCGCGACAAGGCGGGCCTGCGTTGCGCCGTCATCGAGGGCGATATCGCCTCGGACGTCGACGCCATTACCATGAAGGAAGCCGGCATGCCCGCCATCCAGATCAACACGGGCGGCCTGTGCCACCTCGAGGGCAACATGATCATGGAGGCCGTCGACGCGTTCGACCAGGCAGTGGGCCTTCAAAACATCGATGTTATCTTTATCGAAAACGTGGGTAACCTGGTCTGCTCAGTCGACTTTGACCTGGGCGAAAACCTGTCCATCATGATTCTCTCGGTGCCCGAGGGCGACGACAAGCCCATCAAGTACCCGGGCATCTTCCAGCACGCCGGCGCGCAGCTGCTCAACAAGGTCGATGTGGCCCCGGCTTTCGATTTTGACATGGATAGGTATACTAAGACACTCGATGACCTCAATCCGCAGGCGCCGCGGTTTTCCGTCAGCGCGCGCAAGGGCGAGGGCATGGATGCCTGGTGCGATTGGCTCATCGGGCAGATCGAGCAAGCAAGGGCGTAA
- the hypA gene encoding hydrogenase maturation nickel metallochaperone HypA, giving the protein MHEVGIVNGILDTVIRAARGAGASRAVLVTLRIGDMTEVVREALDFAWETFRDEDPLTKGCELAVEEVHPQSECLDCGEVFEHDRFHCRCPQCGGANVRLLHGRELDIASIEIETPDD; this is encoded by the coding sequence ATGCACGAGGTTGGCATTGTCAACGGCATACTCGATACAGTGATTCGCGCGGCGCGTGGGGCGGGGGCCTCGCGCGCCGTTTTGGTAACGCTGCGTATCGGGGATATGACCGAAGTTGTGCGCGAGGCGCTCGACTTTGCGTGGGAGACATTTCGCGACGAGGACCCGCTCACGAAGGGCTGCGAGCTTGCCGTGGAGGAAGTCCATCCACAAAGCGAGTGTCTGGACTGCGGTGAGGTCTTTGAGCACGACCGCTTCCATTGCCGTTGCCCCCAGTGCGGCGGCGCCAACGTGCGCCTACTGCACGGCCGCGAGCTCGATATCGCGAGTATCGAAATCGAAACCCCCGACGATTAG